A window of the Astyanax mexicanus isolate ESR-SI-001 chromosome 22, AstMex3_surface, whole genome shotgun sequence genome harbors these coding sequences:
- the lhx6b gene encoding LIM/homeobox protein Lhx6 encodes MCSGCTQEIQDRYLLKVNDLWWHIDCLECSVCRTSLHQHSSCFIRNQEIFCKMDYHSMFGIKCDWCGHHVSATDWVRRAKNHIYHLACFACFSCKRQLSTGEEFGLVDSRVLCRVHYDIVLESMAAEQGLGQNGVLPSDCLLKPSKRARTSFTSEQLQVMQRQYTQDNNPDAQTLQKLADMTGLSRRVIQVWFQNCRARHKKHPGMMLDELHYSSFRKAETSQLSDEHQYITDESFPLTAAQSLATMVPHSPLSYLHDD; translated from the exons ATGTGCAGTGGATGCACACAGGAAATTCAGGACAGATACTTACTGAAG GTGAATGATTTATGGTGGCATATAGACTGTCTGGAGTGCTCCGTGTGCAGAACCTCTCTACACCAGCACAGCAGCTGCTTCATCAGGAACCAGGAGATATTCTgtaagatggattatcacag TATGTTTGGTATAAAGTGTGATTGGTGTGGTCATCACGTCAGCGCTACAGACTGGGTCCGCAGGGCTAAGAACCACATCTATCACCTGGCCTGCTTCGCCTGCTTCTCCTGTAAGAGGCAGCTGTCCACAGGAGAGGAGTTCGGTTTGGTGGACAGCAGGGTTCTGTGTCGTGTTCACTATGACATTGTGCTGGAGAGTATGGCTGCTGAGCAAG GTTTAGGTCAGAATGGAGTTTTACCTTCAGACTGTTTGTTGAAGCCTTCCAAAAGAGCCCGCACCTCCTTCACCTCGGAGCAGCTCCAG GTGATGCAGAGACAGTACACCCAGGATAACAACCCTGATGCCCAGACTCTGCAGAAACTGGCAGACATGACAGGACTGAGTCGAAGAGTCATACAG GTTTGGTTTCAGAACTGCCGTGCAAGACACAAGAAGCACCCTGGCATGATGCTGGATGAACTTCACTATTCATCTTTTAGAAAAGCTGAGACATCACAGCTCTCAGACGAGCATCAGTACATCACTG ATGAATCATTCCCTCTGACAGCTGCCCAGAGCCTGGCCACGATGGTTCCTCATTCACCTCTCAGTTACCTGCATGACGACTGA